From the Deinococcus misasensis DSM 22328 genome, one window contains:
- a CDS encoding NAD-dependent epimerase/dehydratase family protein, producing the protein MSMQVVLGAGGAVGQAVIRELVARNVRVRAISLTMPEVTIPGVQYLLYQPADLKKQLEGVKTVFHCAAPSYNRWAMDYPVLNRQVLDAMQGSKATLVYADNLLMYGVPRAPLEETHPHSNEHPRGRLRSQLAQSLLTAHHEGRVKVTIARASTLFGPQVHSSWTSVKFFQQVMRQGTLLWPGDLQKPHSLTRVQDFARALILLGQQPRALGEVWHVPANLTVTATGLAEVLSEILEREVHPQQVPSVKLWLSSQLQQNHPTPLDLAYQFNTPFIVDGRKMQQEFGFQPTPAREAFQQLFEHLRR; encoded by the coding sequence ATGAGCATGCAGGTGGTTCTGGGGGCAGGAGGGGCAGTGGGTCAGGCCGTGATCCGTGAACTGGTTGCCCGCAACGTGCGGGTTCGGGCCATCTCCCTGACCATGCCAGAGGTGACCATCCCCGGTGTGCAGTACCTGCTTTACCAACCAGCAGATCTGAAAAAACAGCTAGAAGGGGTCAAGACCGTCTTTCACTGTGCAGCCCCGAGTTACAACCGCTGGGCCATGGATTATCCTGTGCTCAACCGTCAGGTGCTGGACGCCATGCAAGGCTCGAAAGCCACGCTGGTTTATGCAGACAACCTGCTGATGTACGGGGTGCCCAGAGCCCCTCTGGAAGAAACCCATCCGCACAGCAATGAACATCCCAGAGGTCGCCTGCGTTCCCAGTTGGCCCAGAGCCTCCTGACCGCACACCACGAAGGGCGCGTGAAAGTGACCATTGCTCGGGCCTCCACCCTGTTTGGACCACAGGTGCATTCTTCGTGGACCAGCGTGAAATTCTTCCAGCAGGTGATGCGTCAGGGGACCCTTTTGTGGCCCGGTGATTTGCAGAAACCCCACAGCCTGACCCGTGTGCAGGATTTCGCCAGAGCCCTGATCCTGCTGGGTCAGCAACCACGCGCTCTGGGAGAGGTCTGGCACGTTCCAGCCAACCTGACCGTGACCGCCACAGGTCTGGCAGAGGTGCTTTCCGAGATTCTAGAAAGGGAGGTGCACCCTCAACAGGTGCCTTCCGTGAAACTCTGGCTCAGCAGCCAACTCCAGCAAAACCATCCCACCCCTCTGGACCTTGCGTACCAATTCAACACCCCCTTCATTGTGGATGGGCGCAAAATGCAGCAGGAATTTGGCTTTCAACCCACCCCTGCCAGAGAGGCTTTTCAGCAGTTGTTTGAGCACTTGCGCCGCTGA
- a CDS encoding S66 family peptidase: MFIKPQRLTPHSKIATVSLSSGFVSEVQHRYEAAKRQLGQSFGWSFLEAPNSFRGSEYLYRNPQARADDLHWALENPDIDGIISNIGGDDSVRLLPLLDLGLIRKHPKIFMGFSDSTVTLMQFLNAGVVSFHGPAMLTDLAENGGLHPFVLRSLQRVLMEGLAVDLEASPEWTGQRINWQDPALQEQKRAFFPSEDWLWLQGEETVSGHTIGGCIEVLDMLNGTSGWPAKALWDGAVLCLETSEDAPPPAQVGYWLRNFEAQGILQKARALLFARPHRYPEEAIPELYEWIKKVLWEYGREDLPVVVNMDFGHTSPQFVLPFGVQLEVNPKTKTIRMLESAVQ; the protein is encoded by the coding sequence ATGTTCATCAAACCGCAAAGATTGACACCCCATTCCAAAATCGCCACGGTTTCTCTGTCTTCTGGTTTTGTTTCAGAGGTCCAGCACCGTTATGAAGCAGCCAAACGGCAGCTTGGCCAGAGCTTTGGCTGGTCTTTTCTGGAAGCCCCAAACAGTTTCAGGGGCAGCGAATACCTGTACCGCAACCCTCAGGCCAGAGCAGACGACTTGCACTGGGCGCTGGAAAACCCGGACATTGATGGCATCATCAGCAACATTGGGGGTGACGATTCGGTGCGCCTGCTGCCCTTGCTGGACCTTGGGTTGATCCGCAAGCATCCCAAAATCTTCATGGGGTTTTCGGACAGCACGGTGACCCTGATGCAGTTTTTAAATGCAGGTGTGGTGTCTTTTCATGGTCCGGCCATGCTGACCGATCTGGCCGAAAATGGCGGTTTGCATCCTTTTGTGCTGCGTTCTTTGCAAAGGGTTCTGATGGAGGGTCTGGCGGTTGATCTGGAAGCCTCTCCAGAGTGGACTGGACAGCGGATCAACTGGCAGGATCCTGCTTTGCAAGAGCAAAAACGGGCGTTTTTTCCTTCTGAGGACTGGCTCTGGTTGCAGGGCGAGGAGACGGTTTCAGGCCACACCATCGGAGGGTGCATTGAGGTGCTGGACATGCTGAATGGCACCTCTGGATGGCCCGCAAAGGCTTTGTGGGATGGGGCAGTGCTCTGTCTGGAAACCAGCGAGGATGCCCCTCCTCCGGCCCAGGTGGGGTACTGGCTGAGGAATTTTGAGGCTCAGGGCATCTTGCAGAAAGCCAGAGCTTTGCTTTTTGCCCGTCCTCACCGTTATCCAGAAGAGGCCATTCCAGAGCTGTACGAATGGATCAAGAAGGTGCTCTGGGAATATGGCCGTGAAGATTTGCCTGTGGTGGTCAACATGGATTTTGGGCACACCAGCCCTCAGTTTGTGCTGCCATTTGGGGTACAGCTTGAGGTGAACCCCAAAACGAAGACCATCCGAATGCTGGAATCAGCGGTGCAGTAA
- a CDS encoding NAD(P)H-dependent oxidoreductase, which yields MNTLVILGHPNSQSYCAALAEHYIEGAKAAGHNVQLLKLGELDFDPSLRSGYQKRQELEKDLQEAQRLLQWCDHLVVVFPTWWGAPPAILKGFLDRTLLPGFAFKYRENSPMWDKLLAGRTARLIVTSDSPAWWLRYVHFDPAIRLMKQTTLEFCGFTPVKVTRVDSIRSRKPNSLKKALLEMKNLAKTDLGIKRPRLQKVGA from the coding sequence ATGAACACCCTGGTCATTCTCGGACACCCCAACAGCCAGAGTTACTGTGCCGCTCTGGCCGAACACTATATAGAAGGTGCAAAAGCCGCAGGTCACAACGTGCAACTGCTGAAACTTGGGGAACTGGACTTTGATCCCAGCTTGCGCTCGGGATACCAGAAAAGACAGGAACTGGAAAAAGACCTGCAAGAAGCCCAGAGGCTCTTGCAGTGGTGCGACCATCTGGTGGTGGTCTTCCCCACATGGTGGGGTGCACCACCCGCCATCTTAAAAGGCTTTCTGGACCGCACCCTGCTGCCCGGCTTTGCCTTCAAATACCGCGAGAACTCTCCCATGTGGGACAAACTGCTGGCCGGACGCACTGCACGACTGATCGTGACCTCAGACAGCCCGGCATGGTGGCTGCGCTATGTGCACTTTGATCCTGCCATCCGCCTGATGAAACAGACCACTCTGGAATTCTGTGGATTCACCCCCGTCAAAGTCACTCGGGTGGACAGCATCCGAAGCCGCAAACCCAACAGCCTGAAAAAAGCTTTACTGGAGATGAAAAATTTGGCGAAAACCGACCTCGGGATCAAACGGCCCAGACTTCAAAAGGTTGGGGCTTGA
- the pnp gene encoding polyribonucleotide nucleotidyltransferase — MTGKTYKTMLGSRELVIETGKLAKLVSGSVTVRYGDTMLLVTAQGSTRPSTLDFLPLTVEFEERHYSVGRIPGSFQRREGRPGEKAILSARITDRQIRPLFPKGFRQETQVIITVVSADQENLPDVLGAVGASAALSISDIPWAGPTGCVRVGHIDGQFVINPTTSELQNSKIDLVVAGTRDAVMMVEAGAQTVDEELLVSAIEFAHKEMQPLIDLIEQIKAEVGKEKFEWNPPVDALAEIYPEFKQAALAAGLKDVLLTEGKKARGHALDELQSKLISERVPDPEAEGAAAQIALLQTAFGKAQKEELRRMIIEDDLRVDRRNSRQVRPIWIEATPLPRAHGSAIFTRGETQVLGTTTLGTGRDEILIDDLGTETGDKFLLHYNFPPYSTGEVKRMGGQSRREIGHGNLAKRAIRAILPEFDAFPYVIRVVGDVLESNGSSSMATVCAGCLSLMDAGVPIKAPVAGVAMGLVMEGDKYRVLTDILGSEDALGDMDFKVCGTAEGVTALQMDIKISGITPAVMREALAQAKEGRLHILGKMAEAMPETRPELSKYSPRILTTKINPEKIGVIIGPGGKNVRELEAMGAQVTIEEDGTIRIFSADAAAAEAVLKRVQAQTYEAKVGDEFEGTVVKIAPFGAFVNLFQGQDGMLHISQISEQRIEKVEDVLAVGDKIRVKIAGVDDRGKLDLIRPELEGKIKPRAPRRG, encoded by the coding sequence ATGACAGGAAAAACATACAAAACGATGTTGGGCTCTCGCGAACTGGTGATCGAAACCGGTAAACTGGCGAAGCTCGTGAGCGGTTCTGTCACCGTACGATACGGTGACACCATGCTGTTGGTCACGGCCCAAGGATCCACCAGACCTTCAACTCTGGATTTCTTGCCTCTGACCGTGGAATTTGAAGAGCGTCACTACTCGGTGGGCCGCATTCCCGGTTCCTTCCAGAGGCGTGAAGGCCGTCCCGGTGAAAAGGCCATCCTGAGTGCCCGCATCACCGACCGCCAGATCCGTCCCCTGTTCCCCAAAGGCTTCCGTCAGGAAACCCAGGTGATCATCACCGTGGTCAGCGCCGATCAGGAAAACCTGCCCGATGTGCTGGGTGCGGTGGGCGCTTCTGCTGCACTTTCCATCAGTGACATTCCTTGGGCTGGACCCACCGGATGCGTGCGCGTGGGTCACATTGACGGTCAATTCGTGATCAACCCCACCACCAGCGAACTGCAAAACAGCAAAATCGATCTGGTGGTTGCAGGCACCAGAGACGCCGTGATGATGGTGGAAGCCGGTGCCCAGACCGTGGACGAAGAACTGCTGGTTTCGGCCATCGAGTTCGCCCACAAAGAAATGCAGCCCCTGATCGACCTGATCGAACAGATCAAGGCAGAGGTGGGCAAAGAAAAATTCGAGTGGAATCCTCCCGTCGATGCCCTTGCAGAAATCTACCCCGAGTTCAAGCAAGCTGCCCTTGCTGCTGGCCTGAAAGATGTGCTGCTCACCGAAGGCAAAAAAGCCCGTGGTCATGCTCTGGACGAACTGCAAAGCAAACTGATCTCTGAACGCGTGCCCGACCCAGAGGCCGAAGGTGCAGCTGCGCAAATTGCCCTGCTGCAAACCGCTTTCGGCAAGGCCCAGAAAGAAGAACTCCGCCGCATGATCATCGAAGATGACCTGCGCGTGGACAGACGGAACAGCCGTCAGGTGCGCCCCATCTGGATCGAGGCCACCCCCCTGCCCCGAGCCCACGGCAGTGCCATTTTCACCCGTGGCGAAACACAGGTGCTGGGCACCACCACCCTCGGAACCGGACGGGATGAAATCCTGATTGATGACCTCGGGACCGAAACCGGCGACAAGTTCCTGCTGCACTACAACTTCCCCCCTTACTCCACCGGAGAAGTGAAGCGCATGGGCGGACAGTCCCGCCGCGAGATCGGCCACGGCAACCTTGCCAAACGGGCCATCCGCGCCATTCTGCCAGAGTTTGATGCTTTCCCTTACGTGATTCGCGTGGTTGGCGATGTGCTGGAGAGCAACGGTTCTTCTTCGATGGCCACCGTGTGCGCCGGATGCCTGAGCCTGATGGACGCTGGTGTGCCCATCAAGGCCCCTGTGGCTGGCGTGGCAATGGGTCTGGTCATGGAAGGCGACAAATACCGCGTTCTGACCGACATTCTGGGCTCTGAAGACGCTCTGGGCGACATGGACTTCAAAGTGTGCGGAACCGCCGAAGGTGTGACCGCCCTGCAAATGGACATCAAAATCAGCGGGATCACCCCTGCTGTGATGCGTGAAGCTCTGGCACAGGCCAAAGAGGGCCGCCTGCACATTCTGGGCAAGATGGCTGAAGCCATGCCAGAAACCCGCCCCGAGCTGTCCAAATACTCCCCCAGAATTCTCACCACCAAGATCAACCCCGAGAAAATCGGCGTCATCATTGGCCCCGGTGGGAAAAACGTGCGGGAGCTCGAAGCCATGGGTGCGCAGGTCACCATCGAAGAAGACGGCACCATCCGCATTTTCTCCGCAGATGCTGCTGCCGCAGAGGCTGTCTTGAAGCGCGTTCAGGCCCAGACTTACGAAGCCAAAGTCGGCGACGAGTTTGAAGGCACCGTGGTCAAGATCGCTCCTTTCGGTGCTTTCGTGAACCTGTTCCAAGGTCAAGACGGCATGCTGCACATCTCCCAGATCAGCGAACAGCGCATCGAGAAGGTCGAAGACGTGCTTGCAGTCGGCGACAAAATCCGCGTGAAAATCGCAGGTGTGGACGACCGCGGCAAACTCGACCTGATCCGCCCCGAGCTTGAGGGCAAAATCAAACCCCGAGCTCCCCGCAGAGGCTAA